A DNA window from Niabella yanshanensis contains the following coding sequences:
- a CDS encoding NUDIX domain-containing protein — translation MFCNEEGFQTPKLDTRAAIFQQGKILLVKERDGRWSLPGGWVDVLETIKTNTEKEVKEEAGLDVEAVRIIAVQDRNHHNDPPYAYNVCKVFMLCELKGGTFVPNMETLESSYFDLEELPALATEKNNQSQVAMCFKAYQEPHWQVLFD, via the coding sequence TTGTTTTGTAATGAAGAGGGTTTTCAGACACCTAAGTTAGATACCCGGGCGGCCATCTTTCAGCAGGGAAAAATTTTGTTGGTGAAAGAGCGGGACGGACGATGGTCATTGCCCGGCGGATGGGTGGATGTGCTGGAAACTATTAAGACTAATACCGAGAAGGAAGTAAAAGAAGAAGCTGGTCTGGATGTAGAAGCAGTTCGGATTATTGCAGTGCAGGACCGTAACCATCATAATGATCCGCCTTATGCCTATAATGTATGTAAAGTTTTTATGCTTTGCGAATTGAAGGGCGGAACGTTTGTACCCAATATGGAAACTCTCGAAAGCAGTTATTTTGATTTAGAAGAATTACCGGCGCTGGCTACAGAAAAAAATAACCAGTCGCAGGTTGCCATGTGCTTTAAAGCTTACCAGGAACCGCACTGGCAGGTACTGTTTGACTAG
- a CDS encoding glucuronyl esterase domain-containing protein, which yields MKIAFIFCLWYLLFVSFAAKSQQQPNYSQTIAGVHVNYHEDSVGSYTLPDPLLMQNGQRVTTASQWVQRRRTEILSLFENLQFGKSPKPLQPVSYKVREANGYAFNGKAIRKQVTIYFSKDTSGPKAFLLYYLPAKASAPPPMLLGISFVTNAMAVDDSSLQPGYAWEKGQRILQTRSAAKKVPVEKLIAAGIGYATFYYGDIEPDFKGGLMHGVRKQFLKDGQQFFAAEEWGAISAWSWGLSRIMDYLETDKDIDNKRIALNGASRLGKTVLWTGARDTRFALIIASISGEGGAALSRRNYGETIQMITDAGRYYYQFAPNYHSFSKRVNDLPMDSHMLIALMAPRPLLLQTGNEDYFSDPKGEFLAAQAAEPVYHLFQKRGLNKTDIPIAGDTSMLNTLGYYMHQGGHTILPEDYDIFIRFIQKHLMED from the coding sequence ATGAAAATTGCCTTCATTTTTTGCCTGTGGTATTTACTCTTCGTTTCTTTTGCTGCAAAAAGCCAGCAACAGCCCAACTATTCTCAAACCATTGCCGGCGTTCATGTAAACTACCATGAAGACTCAGTAGGGAGCTACACGCTTCCGGATCCGCTACTGATGCAAAACGGGCAACGCGTTACTACGGCCAGTCAATGGGTGCAGCGAAGAAGAACTGAAATTCTTTCCCTTTTCGAAAACCTGCAATTTGGCAAGTCGCCGAAACCACTGCAGCCCGTTTCATATAAAGTCAGGGAAGCTAATGGTTATGCCTTCAACGGAAAGGCTATACGCAAACAGGTAACGATTTATTTTTCAAAAGACACCAGTGGCCCAAAAGCCTTCCTGCTCTACTACCTGCCAGCCAAAGCTAGCGCTCCCCCACCAATGCTGTTAGGGATTTCATTTGTAACTAATGCCATGGCGGTGGATGATTCGTCGCTTCAGCCAGGCTACGCCTGGGAAAAAGGCCAACGCATACTGCAGACGCGCTCTGCTGCTAAAAAAGTACCCGTTGAAAAGTTGATAGCTGCGGGTATTGGCTACGCCACTTTTTATTATGGAGATATCGAACCCGATTTCAAAGGGGGGCTTATGCACGGTGTAAGAAAACAATTTTTAAAAGACGGACAACAATTTTTTGCTGCCGAGGAGTGGGGCGCTATATCGGCATGGAGTTGGGGTTTAAGCCGTATCATGGATTACCTGGAAACTGATAAGGATATAGACAATAAACGCATCGCGCTTAATGGCGCCTCACGCTTAGGGAAAACCGTCTTGTGGACTGGCGCGCGGGATACCAGGTTTGCATTGATCATTGCCAGCATTTCAGGAGAAGGCGGTGCTGCTCTTAGCCGTCGCAATTACGGCGAGACCATTCAAATGATCACCGATGCCGGTCGTTATTATTACCAGTTTGCACCCAACTATCATAGCTTCTCGAAACGGGTCAATGATTTGCCTATGGACAGCCATATGCTGATTGCGTTAATGGCACCGCGTCCTTTGTTATTGCAAACTGGTAACGAAGATTATTTCTCCGATCCCAAAGGTGAATTTCTTGCCGCGCAGGCAGCTGAACCCGTTTATCACTTATTTCAAAAAAGAGGACTGAACAAAACGGACATCCCCATAGCGGGAGATACCAGTATGCTGAATACATTAGGATACTATATGCACCAGGGCGGGCATACCATTTTGCCTGAAGATTACGACATATTTATCCGCTTTATACAAAAGCATTTAATGGAAGACTAA
- a CDS encoding RagB/SusD family nutrient uptake outer membrane protein: protein MRKYILIRFLLVIAAVYSLSGCKKWLDLKPTDGIVGNEFWQTKEQVDAAVTGIYSSILASTGGNSRALTDFMFVWGEARADMVTPGNRTSQDEQDMINVNMVPTNGFADWSGFYKTINYANVVIELAPGVLATDNTFTQEHLDRSVGQAKALRALMYFYLVRTFRDVPLKLDATISDDNITPIPKTGADTILNQIVADLKEAELKVPLSYGNTSAFDKGRITRYAVNAILADVYLWMDDYTSASAECDKLINANAFTLVPGISFLDDLFITGAATETIFEIQYDEQILNPFFNMHTPSQKRYGAALHLPEEVFGIDLVNAEPQLDYRGEDAAFRGSDFGIWKYVGADQNGNNYRAIDQSFAPWIFYRYADALLMKAEAINELGQPLEASRLVKTIRERARALEMVPLDSTNQSGMATAILEERQREFAFEGKRWFDLLRFAKRNNYAGLDLILNAASISVPVTLQQAAFNKLRDHNSHYMPVFLYEMQTNPLLEQNPYYR, encoded by the coding sequence ATGCGAAAATATATTTTGATACGGTTTTTATTAGTGATTGCAGCGGTTTATAGCTTGAGTGGCTGTAAAAAATGGCTCGATCTGAAACCCACCGATGGTATTGTCGGCAACGAATTCTGGCAAACCAAAGAGCAGGTGGATGCGGCGGTAACCGGCATTTATTCCTCCATTCTGGCCAGTACCGGTGGTAACTCAAGAGCTTTAACAGACTTTATGTTTGTATGGGGAGAAGCGCGCGCCGATATGGTGACGCCAGGCAACAGAACCAGCCAGGATGAGCAGGATATGATCAACGTAAATATGGTACCCACTAATGGGTTTGCCGACTGGTCGGGTTTTTACAAAACCATTAATTATGCGAATGTGGTGATTGAGCTGGCGCCTGGTGTACTTGCCACGGACAATACTTTTACGCAAGAGCATCTCGACAGGTCTGTAGGACAGGCAAAGGCCCTGCGGGCGTTGATGTATTTCTACCTCGTGCGTACGTTCAGAGATGTACCCTTGAAACTGGATGCAACCATTAGTGATGACAATATTACTCCGATCCCCAAAACCGGTGCAGATACCATATTAAACCAAATTGTAGCCGATCTTAAAGAAGCAGAGCTCAAAGTGCCGCTGAGTTACGGCAATACCAGCGCCTTTGACAAAGGACGTATCACCCGCTATGCGGTAAATGCAATTCTCGCCGATGTGTACCTTTGGATGGACGATTATACATCCGCTTCCGCAGAATGTGATAAACTCATTAATGCCAATGCATTCACATTGGTACCGGGCATTAGCTTTTTAGATGATTTGTTTATAACAGGGGCCGCAACCGAAACAATTTTTGAAATACAATATGATGAACAGATACTGAATCCCTTCTTCAATATGCATACGCCATCGCAAAAACGATATGGAGCGGCACTGCACCTTCCTGAAGAAGTATTCGGAATCGATCTGGTAAATGCCGAGCCGCAATTGGACTACCGTGGCGAGGATGCTGCGTTCAGGGGTTCTGATTTTGGCATCTGGAAATATGTAGGGGCCGATCAAAATGGTAATAACTACAGGGCAATCGATCAGTCTTTTGCTCCCTGGATTTTTTACCGTTATGCAGACGCATTGCTGATGAAAGCGGAAGCTATCAATGAACTTGGGCAACCACTCGAAGCCTCGCGCCTGGTAAAAACCATTCGCGAACGCGCCAGAGCCCTGGAAATGGTACCGTTGGATAGTACCAATCAATCGGGTATGGCAACTGCGATACTGGAAGAGCGACAAAGAGAGTTTGCTTTTGAAGGCAAGCGCTGGTTTGATCTGCTACGTTTTGCCAAAAGAAACAATTACGCTGGATTGGATCTCATATTGAATGCCGCATCCATCAGTGTCCCTGTAACATTGCAGCAGGCGGCCTTCAATAAATTGCGCGATCACAACAGTCATTATATGCCGGTTTTTCTGTACGAAATGCAAACCAACCCACTGTTGGAGCAAAATCCGTATTACAGATAG
- a CDS encoding fasciclin domain-containing protein — protein MKKRITKSFVACLLLLCFTACRKSTWDEFYGKPDNLAKPIYTVLKEKGNFTHLLKAIDKADYTRTLDAAGYWTFFAPDDAAFSEYFADKGISSIDQLSAEECRNIVTYCLTYYAYKKERIDDYQSSSGWVADQAFRRRTANYKGVYDDIDATGTTRKAIGSNRNGTLYQDNDNNHKYIPYFVDNFMTGKSLSAADYNYFYPNSNFTGFNVANAAVKEADITAENGVIHVIDKVIEALPNLEDYLQNNDQYSIFNSLYQKYLVSYVPNPTMTRTHQVLNGGNEQVYTKFYDPGFAFSLNNENFIQSGNDAQINSYSVFAPKNDVMQAYIDTALLKHYTSLDQMPPSIIQDFLNAHMWQEAVWPSQFESAINFVGEEARFDPATNIVEKKILSNGMFYGTNKVQNANVFTSVYGNAYLNPNYSMMITLLNLELRTSVSNIYNNYTIFMISNQMFNDAGYTVDQSISTLPMDQWRYTPPAGSTIPASTGATTRARLQRILNLHVVPNSVLSNLTGPGIAMTYGGEYLRYINNTVYTAGNVDSNTVVTTNGFENAINGRVYYSDRIMEFSEETVGQDIELIGTPESSPYHYFWNFLNNSTALWNNTTKLIAGVANGSFYTVLIPTNAAIQQAVNDGVLPGTGTAPDRVPNFNPDSELERQQVARFIQYHILERRTIGTDGVESGAIPTVLKNNLGEPTTIFVNNSVGNMQLTDMHSRRANTILANSNYLANRALIHSIDNYLRYVY, from the coding sequence ATGAAAAAACGGATCACTAAAAGTTTTGTTGCGTGCCTGCTGCTGTTATGTTTTACGGCTTGCAGAAAATCTACCTGGGACGAGTTTTATGGCAAGCCGGATAACCTGGCAAAGCCTATTTATACTGTTCTAAAGGAAAAGGGAAATTTCACGCATTTACTGAAAGCTATTGATAAGGCCGATTATACCCGAACACTGGACGCTGCAGGCTATTGGACATTTTTCGCACCAGACGATGCGGCTTTTTCGGAGTATTTTGCAGATAAAGGCATCAGCAGCATAGATCAGCTAAGTGCCGAAGAATGCAGGAATATTGTTACCTACTGCCTTACTTATTATGCTTATAAAAAAGAACGGATCGATGACTACCAGTCTTCTTCTGGCTGGGTAGCTGATCAGGCTTTCAGACGCCGGACAGCTAATTACAAGGGTGTATATGATGACATTGACGCTACCGGTACTACCCGCAAAGCAATTGGTAGTAACCGAAATGGGACTCTGTATCAGGATAATGACAATAATCATAAGTATATTCCTTACTTCGTCGATAATTTCATGACGGGTAAAAGCCTTAGTGCGGCTGACTACAACTATTTCTACCCCAATTCAAATTTCACTGGATTTAATGTAGCCAACGCAGCCGTTAAAGAAGCCGACATTACAGCGGAAAATGGTGTGATACATGTTATAGATAAAGTGATTGAAGCGCTTCCTAATCTGGAAGACTATTTACAAAACAATGATCAGTACAGTATATTTAATTCACTGTATCAGAAATACCTTGTTTCATATGTACCCAACCCCACAATGACTCGAACTCACCAGGTACTTAATGGAGGCAATGAACAGGTGTATACTAAATTTTATGATCCCGGATTTGCCTTCTCCCTGAACAATGAGAACTTTATTCAATCTGGCAACGATGCGCAAATCAATAGTTATAGCGTTTTCGCACCAAAAAACGATGTAATGCAGGCATATATTGATACTGCGTTGCTGAAGCACTATACTTCGCTCGATCAAATGCCCCCTTCTATTATTCAGGATTTTTTAAATGCGCATATGTGGCAGGAGGCGGTTTGGCCCAGCCAGTTCGAAAGCGCAATCAATTTTGTGGGTGAAGAGGCACGTTTTGATCCGGCTACAAATATTGTTGAAAAAAAAATACTAAGTAACGGGATGTTCTACGGGACCAACAAAGTGCAGAATGCTAATGTGTTTACGAGTGTGTATGGCAATGCCTATCTCAATCCCAACTATTCTATGATGATAACATTGCTGAACCTGGAGCTAAGAACTTCGGTATCTAATATCTATAATAACTACACCATCTTCATGATCAGTAATCAAATGTTCAATGATGCGGGTTATACGGTGGATCAGTCCATTAGTACCCTTCCCATGGATCAGTGGCGGTATACACCACCAGCTGGTTCAACCATACCAGCAAGTACGGGTGCTACTACCAGAGCTCGTTTACAACGCATATTAAATCTGCATGTGGTTCCTAATTCGGTATTAAGTAACCTTACAGGTCCTGGCATCGCTATGACCTATGGCGGCGAGTACCTCAGGTATATCAACAATACGGTTTATACAGCTGGTAATGTAGATTCTAACACAGTTGTTACTACCAATGGCTTTGAAAATGCTATTAATGGCAGAGTATATTATTCAGATCGTATCATGGAGTTTAGCGAGGAAACGGTAGGACAGGATATTGAGCTAATAGGAACACCTGAATCCTCACCTTATCATTATTTCTGGAACTTTCTCAACAACAGCACGGCTTTATGGAACAATACTACCAAACTCATCGCAGGCGTAGCTAATGGGTCCTTTTACACGGTGTTGATACCTACCAACGCTGCGATACAACAAGCGGTTAACGATGGGGTGCTACCCGGAACTGGTACGGCTCCCGATCGAGTACCCAATTTTAATCCGGATTCAGAATTGGAAAGGCAGCAGGTGGCGAGGTTTATTCAGTATCATATTTTGGAGCGCCGCACGATTGGTACTGATGGCGTCGAAAGCGGAGCAATACCAACAGTACTAAAAAACAATTTGGGAGAGCCCACTACCATTTTTGTAAACAATAGCGTTGGTAATATGCAGCTTACGGATATGCATAGCCGGCGGGCAAATACCATTTTGGCCAATAGTAACTACCTGGCTAACCGGGCGTTGATTCACAGTATTGATAATTATCTGCGATACGTGTATTAA
- a CDS encoding SusC/RagA family TonB-linked outer membrane protein: MRFLAKIILPFFVLMACCVQVAAQDGAVTVVRGKVTDKRTKLPLEGASVSEQDKEGRIVTSASTDVEGNFVLRVSNRNDSISVTYIGYKSFLEAIRGRTIINAQLESDATSQEEVVVISQRRTSNGLNDINERDLTTAVGRINASQMEEMAAASIDQALQGRLAGVDITATSGDPGAAMNIRIRGISSLSANGNPLIVVDGMPYETEIPSDFNFGAADEQGYATLLNISPADINDITVLKDAAATSVWGSRAANGVLVITTKRGRRTKPTLGYVFRGNTAFRPPAIPMLNGDQYSTLIPEAFMNRLGTTLNPIDVQEFNYDPYNPYWYHNYSNNTNWVNEITRQGYLQDHTVSLSGGGDKARYFSSIGYFNQTGSVIGNDLKRMNARVNLDYVVSNKLKIFTSIAYTYTDRNRNYTSNNEGAIRNVAYLKMPNMSVFEYDEFGNLTTNYFSPAENIQGQYSRIYNPVAMASQAIYSVLGNRIVPRFQADYSIIKGVLRATFDVQFDINSTNNSSFLPQIATGRPNTETVVNRSYSGDIDVFNVTTRTSLNYTPKFKNKDHVFMAFANLFTNDGSANTQEVMKSNAFSSLLVDVSAGGRTQNEELRAASRLTQTRSLGAVVQAQYNLKDKYLVNASLRGDGSSRFGPAYRYGFFPGASIRWRISGEKPLQKLAFLDDLSFRASYAQSGNAPRTDYSFYNTYSTYQWSYQGQSAVFPSSMELKNLRWETVHGMNAGINISLFKGRIRSDIDVYRNRTSDLFSRGLQIASYTGYSSVDMNVGTLESKGWEFALWTQPLKTKDWLVGFDFNISQNENVIREISPLYPSQRGNLTNNGTYLALLQTNNPFGSFYGYKHKGVYKDKDATIARDANGNPIVGPNGQTIYMRFSYPTVDYIFQPGDAMYQDINYDGNIDHKDVVYLGNNNPRFYGGFGPNISWKGTWRLSAFFSYRYDVDVVNGTKMSTTRMSNYDNQSTAVLRRWRAEGDITDIPRGMIGGGYNWLGSDRYVEDASFLRFRTITLRYTVPPMRLQRVGIKSLSAYLTGENLYTFTNYTGQDPEVSMPGSDPFRIVTDNSMTPPTKNFTLGLVVGF; encoded by the coding sequence ATGAGATTTCTTGCTAAAATTATACTTCCATTCTTTGTGTTGATGGCTTGCTGCGTCCAGGTAGCAGCACAGGACGGTGCAGTGACGGTGGTGCGTGGAAAGGTAACCGATAAACGTACCAAATTACCACTCGAAGGTGCTTCGGTTTCTGAGCAGGATAAAGAGGGGCGTATCGTAACTTCTGCCTCAACAGATGTAGAGGGCAACTTTGTGTTACGTGTCAGCAATCGCAATGATTCTATCTCAGTAACCTATATCGGGTACAAAAGCTTCCTGGAGGCTATTCGGGGTCGCACCATTATCAACGCACAACTGGAGTCAGATGCTACCAGTCAGGAAGAAGTAGTGGTAATCAGTCAGCGTAGAACCAGCAATGGCCTCAACGATATCAATGAAAGAGACCTTACTACAGCTGTTGGCCGTATCAATGCTTCTCAGATGGAAGAAATGGCAGCGGCTTCAATCGATCAGGCTTTACAGGGGCGTTTGGCAGGTGTGGATATCACGGCTACCAGTGGAGATCCAGGTGCAGCGATGAATATTCGTATACGTGGTATATCGTCTTTAAGTGCTAACGGTAATCCCCTGATCGTGGTAGATGGGATGCCATACGAAACTGAAATACCGAGCGACTTTAATTTTGGAGCAGCTGACGAGCAGGGCTACGCAACTCTATTGAACATTTCCCCGGCCGATATTAATGATATTACCGTATTGAAGGATGCTGCCGCCACATCGGTTTGGGGTAGCCGTGCCGCTAACGGAGTATTGGTGATTACAACAAAAAGAGGCCGGAGAACCAAGCCTACTTTGGGATATGTGTTCCGGGGTAATACTGCATTCAGGCCTCCTGCTATACCCATGTTGAACGGTGATCAGTATTCTACGCTGATTCCGGAAGCTTTTATGAACCGGCTGGGTACTACTTTAAACCCAATTGATGTACAGGAATTTAATTATGATCCCTATAACCCTTACTGGTACCACAATTACAGCAATAATACCAATTGGGTAAATGAAATAACCCGACAGGGGTATTTGCAGGATCATACCGTGAGTTTATCTGGCGGGGGTGATAAAGCCAGGTATTTTTCTTCGATCGGGTATTTCAATCAAACCGGGTCTGTAATTGGTAATGATTTAAAAAGAATGAATGCGCGGGTGAACCTGGATTACGTGGTGTCCAATAAGCTTAAAATATTTACAAGTATTGCTTATACTTATACGGACAGAAACCGCAATTATACCTCGAACAATGAAGGGGCTATACGCAACGTGGCTTACCTTAAAATGCCCAATATGAGCGTGTTTGAATACGATGAGTTTGGCAATCTCACTACCAATTATTTTTCACCTGCTGAAAATATACAGGGGCAGTACAGCCGTATCTACAATCCTGTGGCCATGGCCAGCCAGGCAATCTATTCGGTGTTGGGTAACAGAATCGTACCGCGTTTTCAGGCAGATTATTCCATTATTAAAGGAGTGCTTCGGGCCACTTTCGATGTGCAGTTTGATATTAATAGCACCAATAACAGCAGCTTCCTACCGCAGATCGCTACCGGCCGCCCTAATACCGAAACCGTAGTAAACCGTTCTTATAGCGGCGATATCGATGTGTTTAATGTTACTACCCGAACCAGTTTAAACTATACACCTAAATTCAAGAACAAGGATCATGTATTTATGGCTTTCGCCAATCTGTTCACCAACGATGGATCGGCCAATACCCAAGAGGTAATGAAATCGAATGCCTTTTCGTCACTTCTGGTCGACGTTTCTGCCGGTGGTCGCACACAAAATGAGGAACTAAGGGCAGCTTCCCGGTTGACGCAAACAAGGTCGCTTGGCGCAGTTGTTCAAGCACAGTATAATTTAAAAGATAAGTATCTTGTCAATGCCAGCCTGCGTGGCGATGGTAGCTCCCGGTTTGGACCGGCATACCGCTATGGTTTTTTCCCAGGTGCTTCTATTCGCTGGCGGATATCCGGAGAAAAACCCTTACAAAAACTTGCTTTCTTAGATGATCTCAGCTTCAGGGCCAGTTATGCGCAGTCGGGTAATGCTCCGCGGACAGATTATTCTTTTTACAATACCTATAGTACTTATCAATGGAGCTACCAGGGCCAGAGCGCTGTGTTCCCTTCTTCTATGGAACTTAAAAACCTACGCTGGGAAACTGTACATGGTATGAATGCCGGTATCAACATCTCTTTATTTAAAGGACGCATTCGCAGCGATATCGATGTGTATCGCAACCGCACTTCCGATCTTTTCTCGCGCGGGCTACAAATTGCTTCCTATACAGGTTACAGCAGCGTGGATATGAATGTTGGGACCCTAGAAAGCAAAGGCTGGGAATTTGCCCTGTGGACGCAACCTCTTAAAACAAAGGATTGGCTGGTTGGTTTCGATTTTAATATTTCGCAGAATGAAAATGTGATCCGCGAAATATCACCACTATACCCTTCGCAACGGGGTAATCTGACCAATAACGGAACCTATCTGGCGTTATTGCAGACAAACAACCCTTTTGGATCCTTTTACGGTTATAAACATAAGGGCGTTTATAAAGACAAAGACGCTACTATTGCGCGGGATGCGAACGGCAACCCCATTGTCGGTCCCAATGGTCAAACTATCTATATGCGCTTTAGTTATCCAACGGTAGATTACATTTTCCAGCCGGGTGATGCGATGTATCAGGATATCAACTATGATGGCAATATCGATCATAAAGATGTGGTATACCTGGGTAATAATAATCCGCGTTTCTATGGTGGTTTTGGACCCAATATCAGTTGGAAAGGAACCTGGCGTTTATCGGCCTTCTTTAGCTATCGCTACGATGTAGATGTGGTGAATGGCACTAAGATGAGTACCACCAGAATGAGCAATTACGATAACCAGAGCACTGCCGTGTTACGCCGTTGGCGTGCCGAGGGTGATATAACTGATATTCCCCGCGGTATGATTGGAGGAGGATACAACTGGCTGGGTAGTGACCGCTACGTTGAGGATGCCTCTTTCCTTCGATTCAGAACAATTACATTAAGGTACACAGTTCCGCCAATGCGATTACAACGGGTAGGAATTAAATCGCTCAGCGCTTATCTCACAGGAGAAAACCTGTACACGTTTACGAACTATACCGGCCAGGATCCGGAAGTAAGCATGCCGGGCTCAGACCCGTTTAGAATAGTAACAGATAATTCCATGACCCCGCCCACCAAGAATTTCACCCTGGGTCTGGTAGTTGGATTTTAA
- a CDS encoding WG repeat-containing protein gives MKQLLLLTAILLLNGNWVLAQFSVKDYKGKPNSEVLLELKNVVEQIKSIERFSDVFGEKEEMFYAKDELEPAFKLDTTIALQTFYEFTNTKFKLYQTLKEGGSELKMDDGDFHGSLSGKTFTIKLVPKRFYFYDGTTADGVSHITMDFAFAEDIPFSKRIDSIACDIILDYVTSFDKVEISTAKPAATYKNNFIKLLKANKNDLEFIYNKDLDYDFVEGLNANGNPLDDKSHSTTNIKNRGFKMFRAIREPLETIISAAEKDTVMDRTAFQEKYMRLLEKEFVKIPQNDTMLRVAKYKGAVKGARLWFATSKKQQQLALTIKAAGFSDIHFETGDTYGVLRDNNGKELMKVDKTITDITPWFYQDDQRFLYLDLAGKKMEPLPYYSLQKLTNNYVVAKEDEEGADILIDKKNKRLGAFEDIESSGETVIAFKKDDVLMITPDEQQVWHKGVEEMSEMENGYAVIRLNGKYGFVDTYGKMSIPAEYEGAVPFDDMDGYTKSDLLFAVKKNGKWGFINTLNKVVVPFEYDEVLPFSYGVTMAIKDGKRGLISTSNQIIVPFNNGSSFGLSKNFGKRSYSLSTGSYNYSGRKEK, from the coding sequence ATGAAACAGCTGCTACTATTAACCGCCATTCTACTTTTAAACGGTAATTGGGTACTGGCGCAGTTTAGTGTGAAGGATTATAAAGGCAAGCCCAATAGTGAGGTTTTGTTGGAACTTAAAAATGTGGTTGAGCAAATAAAAAGCATTGAGCGGTTCAGTGATGTTTTTGGCGAAAAAGAAGAAATGTTTTATGCTAAAGATGAACTCGAGCCGGCATTTAAGTTAGATACCACCATTGCGCTGCAAACTTTTTATGAATTCACAAATACAAAGTTCAAATTGTATCAGACGTTAAAAGAAGGAGGTTCTGAATTAAAAATGGATGACGGCGACTTTCATGGAAGTTTGTCGGGTAAAACATTCACCATAAAACTGGTTCCTAAAAGATTTTATTTTTATGACGGCACTACAGCCGATGGCGTGTCGCACATAACAATGGATTTTGCATTTGCTGAAGATATTCCCTTCAGTAAAAGAATTGACAGTATTGCCTGCGATATAATACTGGATTACGTTACCTCCTTCGACAAAGTAGAAATCAGCACTGCAAAGCCCGCGGCTACTTACAAAAATAATTTCATAAAGCTTTTAAAGGCCAACAAGAATGACCTGGAATTTATTTATAACAAAGACCTGGACTATGATTTTGTAGAAGGCCTTAATGCCAATGGTAATCCATTAGATGATAAAAGCCATAGTACAACCAATATTAAAAACAGGGGTTTTAAGATGTTTCGTGCCATAAGGGAACCTTTGGAGACAATAATAAGTGCGGCAGAAAAAGACACGGTTATGGACAGGACTGCCTTTCAGGAAAAGTATATGAGGTTGCTTGAGAAGGAATTTGTAAAGATTCCCCAAAATGATACGATGCTAAGAGTAGCTAAATATAAAGGTGCGGTAAAAGGAGCGAGGCTTTGGTTCGCTACCTCAAAAAAACAACAACAGTTAGCGCTCACCATCAAAGCTGCCGGCTTTAGTGATATCCATTTTGAAACAGGAGATACGTACGGTGTGTTACGTGATAATAATGGAAAAGAGTTAATGAAGGTGGATAAAACGATAACCGACATTACACCCTGGTTTTACCAGGATGATCAGCGTTTCTTGTACCTGGACCTGGCCGGTAAAAAAATGGAACCGTTGCCTTATTATTCTCTGCAAAAGCTGACTAATAATTATGTGGTTGCCAAAGAAGATGAAGAGGGGGCCGATATTTTGATTGATAAAAAAAATAAGCGCCTGGGAGCCTTTGAGGATATTGAAAGTTCAGGAGAAACTGTTATCGCCTTTAAAAAAGATGATGTGCTGATGATTACACCCGATGAACAGCAGGTATGGCACAAGGGTGTAGAAGAAATGTCGGAGATGGAAAACGGGTATGCAGTGATCAGGCTGAACGGTAAATATGGATTTGTAGATACTTATGGTAAAATGTCCATTCCTGCAGAATACGAGGGCGCGGTGCCCTTTGATGACATGGATGGTTACACGAAATCGGATCTGTTATTTGCTGTAAAAAAGAATGGGAAATGGGGCTTTATCAATACACTGAATAAGGTGGTTGTTCCCTTTGAATATGACGAGGTACTGCCTTTCTCTTACGGTGTGACAATGGCAATAAAAGATGGCAAGCGTGGCTTAATTAGTACATCCAATCAAATCATAGTCCCTTTTAACAATGGCTCCAGCTTCGGGCTTTCCAAAAACTTTGGCAAGCGCAGTTATTCATTGAGTACGGGCAGTTATAACTACTCCGGCAGGAAGGAGAAATAG